Proteins from a single region of Abyssalbus ytuae:
- a CDS encoding reprolysin-like metallopeptidase translates to MIKKVKILVLFFATFTISQGVSSQEIDVWKLRDKDHISEKSINSARNYYDLDIIALKEKLSDVPKRIKKGKAKKSFIYFPMPDGSKELYEVFEHSVLSEKLSSKYPEIKSYYATSVNNSLNTIRFSVDNFGFHGMVFHKGSAFYINPAGDDLYYLAAKNDFQEKDFTCTVDDNKLIEESLKEAEVQQRAPNDGQLRTFRLALACTAEYAAFHISAAGLSAGTTAQQKAAVLSAMNTTMTRVNGIFEKEISVTMELVDNNDDLIFLDTATDGYTNSDASEMIDENQEIIDDIIGLSNYDIGHVFSRPSGGGSGLAQVGCPCTTGKARGVTGLENPVGDAFDVDFVCHEMGHQYGATHTFNNSCSNNRTNITAVEPGSGSTIMSYAGICSPLVAENASPYFHTVSITQMWLNITEGNSTCAAPTTTGNSVPVVSAGNDYTIPKGTPFVLKGEASDSDGDNITYCWEQIDNQVGEMPPVSTAESGPVFRSRLPVTSPYRYFPQTQDILDNNLSPTWEVIPTVGRELNFSLLVRDNNTTGGQSGRDDMKIIVDDNSGPFMITSQTTSSTFSEGEIMTITWDVANTTLAPVNAEFVDIYFIVNGDFDNPVSIEQSVPNDGSQSIVVPTGLTSSAVRVMIKGSDNIFFAINEADFTIQQSEFVLDFDAVDFNICNTETGFSFQFTYNTFGGFNEVTSFTSSGEPSGLSVSFNPTTAVNNNDVVEVTVSGTDNLAMGSYSFAIQATSGSTTLNYPIGLNIFSPVVEDPVLLLPLDNSVDLPKKEVLSWQEDTNALQYEIQISESVNFSTITEQGATIANAYAPQNLEYGSQYFWRVKTINDCGESSYSTPFSFTTINVSCVNFVNDKSISIDNVNANTITSVMQVPYEGKAENITVELDISHTWVEDLTVNLTSPTGKTVTLLSGQCGDGQNIKAVFDDEASFLTCLDNPVISGNIKPVGTLSSFKDEEINGGWTLTVIDGVTGDGGALNSFSINICIQGDEPILNLPANNFTVSSLSESCVGNNDGEIKIETFYNLNFTASLLTGGSSAPKQFSTETQFTNLSAGEYQVCVTLDEEPDFEQCFTLNLKQPESLSVFSKVDTQNKVVNLNMEGGTTYNIELNGEIITQTSQSNIVVSLKEGVNLMKITTNKECQGLYEEEFFIFNNSVAYPNPFDSKITFNTRYDNKLITLIIYTISGEKIYQGSLTTDQAGEASIDLNNLPEGIYFATIKGEGIKATHKIIKQ, encoded by the coding sequence ATGATAAAAAAAGTTAAAATTTTAGTCTTATTTTTTGCAACATTTACAATTTCACAAGGTGTAAGTTCTCAGGAAATTGATGTTTGGAAATTAAGGGATAAAGATCATATTTCGGAAAAAAGTATAAATTCTGCAAGGAATTATTATGATTTGGACATTATTGCTTTAAAGGAAAAACTTTCGGATGTGCCCAAAAGGATAAAGAAAGGAAAAGCTAAAAAAAGTTTTATTTATTTTCCAATGCCGGATGGGTCTAAAGAGTTGTATGAAGTTTTTGAACATTCGGTATTGTCCGAAAAACTATCTTCGAAATATCCTGAAATAAAATCTTATTATGCAACATCTGTAAATAATTCGCTTAATACCATAAGGTTTAGTGTAGACAACTTTGGGTTTCACGGTATGGTTTTTCACAAAGGCAGTGCGTTTTACATAAACCCTGCGGGAGATGATTTGTATTATCTTGCTGCAAAAAATGATTTTCAGGAAAAAGATTTTACCTGTACTGTAGACGACAATAAATTAATTGAAGAAAGTCTTAAAGAAGCAGAGGTACAACAAAGAGCTCCTAACGATGGCCAATTGAGAACTTTTAGGTTAGCCTTAGCTTGTACTGCAGAATATGCTGCTTTTCATATAAGTGCGGCAGGTCTCTCTGCCGGTACAACCGCTCAACAAAAAGCAGCGGTGCTTTCGGCTATGAATACAACGATGACACGTGTGAATGGAATTTTTGAAAAAGAAATTTCGGTAACAATGGAGCTGGTTGACAATAATGACGACTTAATTTTTTTAGACACAGCAACAGATGGCTATACAAATTCTGATGCCTCGGAAATGATAGATGAAAACCAGGAGATTATAGATGATATTATAGGGTTATCAAATTACGATATTGGTCATGTGTTTAGCAGGCCATCCGGTGGAGGTAGCGGTTTGGCGCAGGTAGGTTGCCCCTGTACTACCGGTAAGGCAAGAGGCGTTACAGGACTGGAAAACCCGGTAGGAGATGCTTTTGATGTGGATTTTGTATGTCATGAAATGGGACATCAGTATGGTGCTACTCACACCTTTAACAATTCATGTAGTAACAACAGAACTAATATTACAGCAGTTGAGCCGGGCAGCGGATCTACCATTATGTCTTATGCCGGAATATGCTCCCCTTTGGTGGCAGAGAATGCCAGCCCGTATTTTCATACGGTGAGTATCACCCAAATGTGGTTAAATATAACCGAGGGGAACAGTACCTGTGCAGCACCCACCACCACAGGAAATAGTGTGCCTGTTGTTAGTGCAGGTAATGATTATACCATACCCAAAGGAACACCGTTTGTTCTTAAAGGCGAGGCATCAGACTCAGATGGTGACAATATAACCTATTGTTGGGAACAAATTGATAATCAGGTGGGGGAAATGCCCCCCGTTTCCACAGCCGAAAGCGGACCGGTATTCAGGTCCAGGCTTCCTGTTACATCTCCTTACAGATATTTTCCTCAAACTCAGGATATCTTAGACAATAATTTGTCACCAACCTGGGAAGTTATACCTACGGTAGGCAGAGAATTAAACTTTTCATTGTTAGTAAGAGATAATAATACCACGGGAGGGCAATCGGGAAGGGACGATATGAAGATAATTGTAGATGATAATTCAGGCCCTTTTATGATAACTTCACAAACTACATCATCAACATTTAGTGAAGGCGAAATAATGACCATAACCTGGGATGTGGCCAACACTACTTTGGCGCCTGTAAATGCAGAATTTGTTGATATTTATTTTATTGTTAACGGAGATTTTGACAACCCGGTGAGTATAGAGCAAAGTGTTCCTAACGATGGTTCTCAAAGTATTGTAGTGCCTACCGGGCTAACCTCTTCTGCCGTAAGGGTAATGATAAAGGGCTCGGATAACATTTTTTTTGCTATAAATGAGGCTGATTTTACTATTCAGCAAAGTGAATTTGTTTTAGATTTTGATGCTGTTGATTTTAATATTTGCAATACGGAAACAGGTTTTAGTTTCCAGTTTACTTACAATACTTTTGGCGGGTTTAATGAAGTGACCTCTTTTACCTCATCGGGAGAACCTTCCGGACTGAGCGTTTCTTTCAACCCTACAACGGCTGTAAATAATAATGATGTGGTAGAGGTTACAGTCTCGGGGACCGATAACCTGGCTATGGGTAGTTACAGTTTTGCAATACAGGCAACCTCAGGTAGTACTACTCTGAATTATCCCATAGGATTGAATATTTTTTCTCCGGTTGTTGAAGACCCGGTATTGTTGCTTCCGTTGGATAATTCAGTTGATCTGCCTAAAAAAGAAGTCTTATCATGGCAGGAAGATACTAATGCGCTTCAGTATGAAATTCAAATTTCCGAATCAGTTAATTTTTCAACAATAACTGAACAAGGAGCTACTATAGCCAATGCGTATGCCCCTCAAAACCTGGAATACGGTTCTCAATATTTTTGGAGAGTAAAAACAATAAATGACTGCGGAGAGAGTAGCTACAGCACTCCTTTTTCTTTTACTACAATAAATGTTTCCTGTGTGAATTTTGTAAATGATAAATCAATTTCCATAGATAATGTTAATGCCAATACAATAACATCAGTAATGCAGGTGCCATACGAAGGAAAAGCAGAAAATATTACGGTAGAACTTGATATAAGCCATACCTGGGTTGAAGATTTAACGGTTAACTTAACCTCACCTACAGGAAAGACAGTTACATTATTATCAGGGCAATGCGGGGATGGTCAAAATATAAAAGCGGTTTTCGATGATGAGGCTTCTTTTCTTACTTGTCTTGATAATCCTGTAATTTCAGGCAATATAAAACCCGTGGGAACACTTTCTTCTTTTAAAGATGAAGAAATTAACGGTGGATGGACCTTAACCGTTATAGATGGTGTAACGGGCGATGGGGGAGCATTGAACTCCTTTTCAATTAATATTTGTATTCAGGGAGATGAACCGATATTGAATTTGCCTGCAAACAACTTTACTGTAAGCTCTTTGAGTGAATCGTGTGTGGGAAATAATGACGGAGAAATAAAGATTGAAACATTCTATAATTTAAATTTTACTGCGAGCCTGTTAACCGGAGGCAGTTCAGCACCCAAACAATTTAGTACCGAAACCCAATTCACTAACTTGTCGGCAGGAGAATATCAGGTATGTGTTACTTTGGACGAAGAGCCTGATTTTGAACAATGTTTTACCCTTAATTTGAAACAACCCGAGTCATTATCCGTTTTCTCTAAAGTAGATACACAAAACAAAGTTGTTAATTTAAATATGGAAGGCGGGACTACTTACAATATCGAATTAAATGGAGAAATTATAACCCAAACCTCACAAAGTAACATAGTCGTGTCGCTTAAGGAAGGGGTAAACTTAATGAAAATTACTACCAATAAGGAATGCCAGGGATTGTATGAAGAAGAATTTTTTATATTCAACAACTCCGTTGCTTATCCTAATCCTTTTGACTCCAAAATTACTTTTAATACACGATATGATAATAAGTTAATCACCCTTATTATCTACACAATTTCAGGAGAAAAAATATACCAGGGAAGTTTAACAACTGACCAAGCGGGTGAAGCAAGTATAGACTTAAACAATCTTCCCGAAGGAATATATTTTGCCACAATAAAAGGTGAAGGCATCAAGGCTACACATAAAATAATAAAACAATAA
- a CDS encoding OmpA family protein yields MMRNIFSGIIVLLLTSSCISTKVFNDLKADYDTMKMERDRLVEEKGELQSANNKLKNDLSSLQEAYDKAVAERDRLRQDYEAVSNNLKNLQASYNALEKNSNSAIAENVKANRNLLSQLEEKEKALAAERARLNELQRQLDARSRRVDELENVIAAKDASMKQLKDAISKALLDFEGKGLTVEQRDGKVYVSMENKLLFESGSWAVGSEGRRAVEQLGNVLAQNPDIAILIEGHTDNVPYRGNDHISGNWDLSTKRATAIVKILMENKNIKPDNLTAAGRGEYIPVAPNDTAEGKAKNRRIEVILTPKLDEITKLLSEI; encoded by the coding sequence ATGATGAGGAATATTTTCAGTGGAATTATAGTTTTATTATTAACATCTTCCTGCATATCAACGAAAGTTTTTAATGATTTAAAAGCTGATTATGACACTATGAAGATGGAAAGAGACAGGTTGGTCGAAGAAAAAGGTGAACTCCAATCAGCAAATAATAAGTTGAAAAATGATTTGTCTTCTTTACAGGAAGCATATGATAAAGCAGTGGCCGAAAGAGACAGGTTACGACAAGATTATGAGGCGGTTTCCAACAATCTTAAAAATTTACAGGCTTCGTATAATGCTTTAGAAAAAAACAGTAATTCGGCAATTGCTGAAAATGTAAAAGCAAACCGAAATTTATTATCCCAACTGGAAGAAAAAGAAAAAGCCCTGGCGGCTGAAAGAGCAAGGTTAAACGAATTGCAAAGACAATTGGATGCACGGTCGCGAAGGGTAGATGAGCTGGAAAATGTGATCGCTGCCAAAGATGCATCAATGAAACAGCTAAAAGATGCTATATCAAAGGCATTACTGGATTTTGAAGGCAAAGGATTAACCGTAGAACAAAGAGATGGTAAAGTATACGTTTCCATGGAAAATAAACTTTTATTTGAAAGTGGTAGTTGGGCTGTAGGGAGTGAAGGAAGAAGGGCTGTGGAGCAATTAGGGAATGTGTTGGCACAAAATCCGGATATTGCAATTTTGATAGAAGGACATACCGATAATGTACCATATCGTGGTAACGACCATATAAGTGGTAATTGGGACCTTTCCACAAAGCGGGCTACTGCTATTGTAAAAATTCTCATGGAAAACAAGAATATAAAACCTGATAATTTAACCGCAGCAGGCAGGGGAGAGTATATACCCGTAGCCCCCAACGATACAGCAGAAGGAAAAGCAAAAAACAGACGGATAGAAGTCATTCTTACCCCTAAGCTTGATGAAATTACAAAGCTTTTAAGTGAAATTTAG
- a CDS encoding GNAT family N-acetyltransferase, translating to MIIKNANPDDHIILTGLVKKSKAFWGYPPSIMKKWDNDLTISSDYILKNVVCKLIFNNTIVGCYSFIKKSSKLVELDFFFILPAYIGKGLGTFMMNDLFKRLKLNNIEIIKVISDPNAENFYKKFGFTTIQKKESLIEGRFLPNMEKYL from the coding sequence ATGATTATAAAAAACGCGAATCCTGATGACCATATAATTTTGACCGGACTGGTTAAAAAATCAAAGGCTTTCTGGGGGTATCCTCCTTCAATCATGAAAAAATGGGATAATGACCTAACGATCTCTTCTGATTACATATTAAAAAATGTAGTCTGTAAACTCATTTTTAATAATACAATTGTTGGCTGCTATTCATTTATAAAAAAATCTTCTAAATTAGTTGAACTCGATTTTTTCTTTATTCTACCTGCTTACATTGGAAAGGGATTAGGGACATTCATGATGAATGATCTATTCAAAAGGTTAAAATTGAATAACATTGAAATCATTAAAGTAATTTCAGATCCAAATGCTGAAAATTTTTATAAAAAATTTGGTTTTACCACAATTCAGAAAAAAGAAAGTTTAATAGAAGGTCGCTTTTTACCTAACATGGAAAAGTATCTCTAA
- the radA gene encoding DNA repair protein RadA, translating to MAKVKTSFFCQNCGTQFTKWQGQCSACKEWNTIVEEIIQKEEKKSWKSPDMSSKRTSKPLKINEIDGSQEMRITSGDNEFNRVLGGGIVPGSVTLLGGEPGIGKSTLLLQIALQLPVKTLYVSGEESQKQIKMRAERIHPNSENCYILTETKTQNIFKQAENINPDILVIDSIQTLHSDYIESSAGSISQIRECTSELIKFAKESGTPVILIGHITKDGNIAGPKILEHMVDTVLQFEGDRNHVYRILRALKNRFGSTAELGIYEMQGSGLREVSNPSEILISNHDQDLSGTAIAATLEGMRPLMIEIQALVSTAVYGTPQRSTTGYNVKRLNMLLAVLEKRAGFKLGAKDVFLNITGGITVDDPAIDLAVIAAILSSNEDIPIEKDICFAAEIGLAGEIRPVQRVDQRIMEAEKLGFATIFVSKHNKISVKNPQIQLKLVSRIEDVVRELFG from the coding sequence ATGGCCAAAGTAAAAACTTCTTTTTTCTGTCAAAACTGTGGAACCCAATTTACAAAATGGCAGGGGCAGTGTTCTGCCTGCAAGGAATGGAACACCATTGTTGAAGAAATCATTCAAAAAGAAGAAAAAAAAAGCTGGAAGTCTCCTGATATGTCATCAAAAAGAACGTCAAAACCATTAAAAATTAATGAAATTGATGGTTCACAGGAAATGCGGATTACTTCAGGCGACAATGAATTTAACCGGGTACTCGGCGGAGGCATTGTTCCCGGATCAGTTACCTTGCTAGGGGGTGAACCAGGCATAGGCAAAAGCACCCTTTTATTACAAATTGCCCTTCAACTCCCTGTAAAAACCCTGTATGTTTCTGGTGAAGAAAGCCAGAAGCAAATAAAAATGCGGGCAGAACGCATACATCCGAATAGTGAAAATTGCTATATCCTAACCGAAACTAAAACCCAAAACATTTTTAAACAGGCAGAAAATATCAATCCCGATATCCTTGTAATTGATTCTATTCAAACGCTGCATTCTGATTATATTGAATCATCTGCAGGGAGTATTTCTCAAATACGTGAATGTACTTCAGAACTGATCAAATTTGCTAAAGAGTCCGGTACTCCGGTGATTCTTATAGGTCATATTACAAAAGACGGAAACATAGCCGGGCCCAAAATCCTGGAACATATGGTTGATACGGTACTTCAGTTTGAGGGAGACAGAAATCATGTTTACAGAATATTAAGAGCTTTAAAAAACCGGTTTGGCTCTACTGCGGAATTAGGAATTTATGAAATGCAGGGAAGCGGACTAAGAGAAGTGAGCAACCCGTCTGAGATCCTTATTTCAAACCACGATCAGGATTTAAGCGGAACAGCCATTGCTGCTACACTTGAAGGAATGCGTCCTCTTATGATAGAAATCCAGGCTCTTGTAAGTACTGCTGTTTACGGAACACCTCAACGAAGCACTACGGGTTACAACGTAAAAAGACTAAATATGCTTTTGGCTGTTTTAGAAAAAAGAGCAGGGTTTAAGCTTGGTGCAAAGGATGTTTTTCTCAATATAACGGGAGGAATAACAGTAGATGACCCTGCAATTGACCTGGCCGTGATTGCAGCTATACTTTCCAGCAATGAAGATATTCCTATAGAAAAAGATATATGCTTTGCAGCCGAAATAGGCTTAGCCGGCGAAATACGGCCTGTACAACGAGTAGATCAACGTATTATGGAAGCCGAAAAATTAGGCTTTGCTACCATTTTTGTTTCCAAACACAATAAAATTTCCGTAAAAAACCCACAAATTCAGTTAAAACTTGTTTCACGTATTGAAGATGTGGTCAGAGAGTTATTTGGTTAA
- a CDS encoding bifunctional riboflavin kinase/FAD synthetase, producing MIIKRNLDELDSSGLSVITIGTFDGVHLGHKKIIEKLVSTAKANGFNSTILTFFPHPRMVLQQDDSLKLINTIDEKTEILEKLGLDQLIIQPFTKEFSRLSAMEYVRNILVNKLNAKKIIIGYDHRFGRNRTATIKELKEYAASFNFEVEEISAEEINEVSVSSTKIRKALEEGDIEKANLYLGYEFMLTGNITKGKGLGRQIEFPTANLNIQENYKLIPKHGVYIVKSNINKKTVYGMMNIGINPTVGGTTKSIEIHFFDFDQDLYGKTIQVNMMKRLRDEKRFESVEALKQQLYKDKANALNFIEKYHAQ from the coding sequence GTGATTATAAAGCGAAATCTCGATGAATTAGATAGTTCCGGTTTATCAGTAATAACCATCGGAACTTTTGACGGAGTACATTTAGGACATAAAAAAATAATTGAAAAATTAGTCTCAACTGCCAAAGCTAACGGCTTTAACTCGACCATACTTACGTTTTTTCCCCATCCGCGAATGGTGCTTCAACAGGACGATTCATTAAAATTAATCAACACTATTGATGAAAAAACAGAAATACTGGAAAAGCTGGGACTGGATCAATTAATTATTCAGCCTTTCACTAAAGAATTTTCCCGATTGTCTGCCATGGAATATGTAAGAAATATTCTGGTGAACAAGCTTAATGCAAAAAAAATTATTATAGGATATGATCATAGATTTGGCCGCAACAGGACAGCAACAATAAAAGAACTTAAAGAATATGCTGCTTCTTTTAACTTTGAAGTTGAAGAAATTTCTGCAGAAGAAATTAATGAAGTTTCAGTAAGTTCAACAAAAATAAGAAAGGCATTAGAAGAAGGCGATATTGAAAAAGCCAACCTGTATCTGGGATATGAATTTATGCTTACCGGCAATATTACCAAAGGAAAGGGATTGGGAAGACAAATTGAATTTCCTACCGCCAACCTCAACATACAAGAAAATTATAAGCTTATTCCAAAACACGGAGTCTATATTGTTAAAAGTAACATAAACAAAAAAACAGTGTACGGAATGATGAATATCGGGATAAACCCTACTGTAGGAGGCACTACAAAATCCATTGAAATTCACTTTTTCGACTTTGATCAGGACTTATACGGAAAAACAATCCAGGTAAACATGATGAAAAGGCTCAGGGATGAAAAAAGGTTTGAGTCGGTTGAAGCCCTTAAACAACAACTTTACAAAGACAAAGCCAATGCTTTAAATTTTATTGAAAAATACCATGCTCAATAA
- a CDS encoding aldo/keto reductase, translated as MKYTKLPGTDIDVSKICLGTMTWGKQNTEADGHEQMDYALNQGINFFDTAELYAIPIEKETQGETEKIIGTWFKKTGNRDKIILASKIAGPASQNRHFIREEGFTKKAFDNAIHGSLKRLQTDYIDLYQLHWPDRKANFFGRRGYTHTQENARWEDNIHEILHVLQNYIKEGKIRHIGLSNDVPWSTMRYVEEAKYNKLPKISTVQNPYNLLNRTYEIGMAEVSIRENVGLLPYSPLAFGRLTNKSIEKKGIEKARLTLFPFMARYNSENSLKATKMYYDLAKENGMSLATMALSFINTQPFVASNIIGATTMEQLKENISSIHIELNEEILQKINEIHELIPNPAP; from the coding sequence ATGAAGTACACAAAACTTCCCGGAACCGATATTGATGTTAGTAAAATATGCCTGGGAACCATGACCTGGGGTAAGCAAAATACAGAAGCAGACGGACATGAACAAATGGATTATGCTTTAAACCAAGGAATTAATTTTTTTGATACTGCGGAGTTGTATGCGATACCTATTGAAAAAGAAACCCAGGGAGAAACCGAAAAAATTATAGGAACCTGGTTCAAAAAAACCGGAAACCGTGATAAAATTATACTCGCTTCAAAAATTGCAGGCCCCGCCAGCCAGAACAGACATTTTATCAGGGAAGAAGGCTTTACCAAAAAGGCTTTTGACAATGCAATTCACGGGAGTTTAAAAAGATTGCAAACGGATTATATTGATCTTTACCAGCTACATTGGCCCGACAGAAAAGCAAATTTTTTTGGAAGAAGAGGCTATACGCACACCCAAGAGAATGCCAGGTGGGAAGATAATATTCATGAAATCCTTCATGTTTTACAAAACTATATTAAAGAAGGTAAAATAAGGCATATCGGACTTTCTAATGATGTGCCGTGGAGTACCATGCGATATGTGGAAGAAGCAAAATATAATAAGTTACCTAAAATAAGTACCGTTCAAAATCCTTATAATTTACTGAACAGGACGTATGAAATTGGCATGGCGGAAGTTTCAATAAGGGAAAATGTAGGGTTACTACCTTACTCTCCACTAGCATTTGGACGTTTAACAAATAAGTCTATAGAGAAAAAAGGAATTGAAAAGGCCCGCTTGACCTTGTTTCCTTTTATGGCCAGGTATAATTCGGAAAATTCCCTGAAAGCTACAAAAATGTATTATGACTTAGCTAAAGAAAACGGAATGTCGCTTGCTACTATGGCACTTTCATTTATAAACACACAACCTTTTGTTGCCAGTAACATTATAGGGGCAACAACCATGGAACAATTAAAAGAAAATATTAGCAGTATACATATTGAGTTAAATGAGGAAATTTTGCAGAAAATTAATGAGATACACGAATTGATACCCAATCCGGCACCTTAA
- a CDS encoding HTTM domain-containing protein, producing MLNKLLFKQIDNSPLIVFRIIFGLLIALESFGAIFTGWITRTLVEPEFTFNFIGFDFLQPLPGYGMYFYFAVMGFCGLLVMTGYKYKWSLGLFTILWTSVYLMQKASYNNHYYLLILICILMLLVPANRYFSIDAKQNLAIKSISMPRWCSLIIILQIWIVYTYASLAKIYPDWLDLSVAETLMKPKQNYPVIGQILQQKWLHAFISYTGIFFDLLIVPLLLWKPTRVLAFIASIIFHIFNSIVFQIGIFPYLSLAFTLFFFEPATIRNIFLKKKPLYTENEIIIPKYRTSLMVIGSIYFLVHISLPLRHWLIKDDVLWTEEGHRLSWRMMLRSKQGYISFKVVDKNSGQTSIVYPKDYLSKKQQRIIATKPDVIWQFVQRLKKNYNNEGKEVAIYINRSKVRVNNGELMPFIDPDVDLASEKWHPLKHHTWILPYKKE from the coding sequence ATGCTCAATAAGCTTTTATTTAAACAAATAGATAATTCACCCCTTATTGTTTTCCGAATAATTTTTGGGCTGTTAATAGCTTTAGAAAGTTTTGGTGCGATTTTTACAGGGTGGATAACAAGAACGCTTGTTGAACCTGAATTTACTTTCAATTTTATAGGTTTTGATTTTTTACAGCCTTTACCCGGTTACGGAATGTATTTTTATTTTGCTGTCATGGGCTTTTGCGGACTTTTGGTTATGACAGGCTATAAATATAAATGGAGTCTGGGTCTGTTTACTATTTTATGGACATCGGTATATTTAATGCAAAAAGCATCCTACAATAACCATTATTATTTGCTTATTTTAATTTGCATTTTAATGCTCCTTGTACCTGCAAACAGATATTTCTCAATAGATGCAAAACAAAATCTGGCAATAAAAAGCATCTCAATGCCCCGTTGGTGTTCTTTAATAATAATATTGCAAATATGGATAGTTTACACCTACGCTTCATTGGCTAAAATATATCCGGACTGGCTGGATCTTTCGGTAGCGGAAACGTTAATGAAACCCAAGCAAAATTATCCGGTTATCGGACAAATATTGCAACAAAAATGGCTCCATGCCTTCATTTCTTACACAGGAATATTTTTTGATCTTTTAATCGTACCCTTATTGCTATGGAAGCCTACAAGGGTGCTGGCATTTATTGCTTCCATCATATTTCATATCTTTAACTCCATAGTATTTCAGATAGGTATTTTCCCTTACTTGTCGTTAGCGTTTACTCTTTTCTTTTTTGAGCCGGCAACTATTAGAAACATTTTTCTAAAAAAGAAGCCGTTATATACTGAAAATGAAATTATAATTCCTAAATACAGAACAAGTTTAATGGTAATAGGAAGTATTTATTTTTTGGTGCACATTTCATTACCACTGCGTCATTGGCTCATAAAAGATGATGTTTTATGGACAGAAGAAGGCCACAGGCTTAGCTGGCGTATGATGCTACGTAGCAAACAAGGCTATATTTCATTTAAGGTGGTTGACAAAAACTCCGGGCAAACCAGTATAGTTTACCCTAAAGACTACCTGTCTAAAAAGCAACAACGCATAATTGCCACAAAACCGGATGTGATATGGCAATTTGTACAAAGGCTTAAAAAAAATTACAATAACGAAGGCAAAGAGGTGGCTATTTACATAAATCGAAGTAAAGTCAGGGTAAACAACGGAGAACTTATGCCTTTTATTGACCCCGATGTAGACCTTGCATCAGAAAAATGGCATCCTTTAAAGCATCACACCTGGATTTTACCCTACAAAAAAGAATAA
- a CDS encoding exodeoxyribonuclease III: MKIISYNVNGVRAAVNKGLVDWLKTASPDVLCIQETKALIDQVDLSLFDEAGYKYSYWFSAERKGYSGVAILSKTEPDHIEYGTGIEYMDVEGRNIRADFGDLSIMSLYLPSGTNIERLDHKLTYMDDFQHYVNELKKQKPNLVISGDYNICHRAIDIHDPVRNAKVSGFLPVEREWIDNFINSGFIDSFRFFNKEPHNYSWWSYRANARNNNKGWRIDYNMVAQPLQEKLKRAVILPEAKHSDHCPVLVELDV, translated from the coding sequence ATGAAGATTATATCTTATAATGTAAACGGGGTGAGAGCGGCTGTTAATAAAGGATTAGTAGATTGGTTAAAAACTGCCAGCCCGGATGTACTTTGTATACAGGAAACCAAAGCGTTGATTGACCAGGTTGACTTGTCATTATTTGATGAAGCCGGGTATAAATACAGTTATTGGTTTAGTGCAGAAAGAAAAGGCTATAGTGGAGTAGCAATTCTGTCAAAGACTGAGCCGGATCATATAGAATATGGAACCGGCATTGAATATATGGATGTGGAAGGAAGAAATATCCGCGCAGATTTTGGAGACCTGTCTATTATGAGTTTGTACCTCCCTTCGGGAACAAATATAGAAAGGCTGGATCATAAACTAACCTACATGGACGATTTTCAGCACTATGTAAATGAATTAAAAAAACAAAAACCTAACCTTGTAATTTCAGGCGATTATAATATCTGTCACAGGGCAATTGATATTCACGACCCGGTAAGAAATGCAAAAGTTTCAGGATTTCTTCCGGTAGAAAGGGAATGGATAGATAATTTTATAAACAGTGGTTTTATTGACAGTTTCAGGTTTTTTAATAAAGAACCTCATAACTATTCATGGTGGAGCTACCGCGCCAATGCCAGAAATAATAACAAAGGCTGGCGGATAGATTACAACATGGTGGCACAACCTTTGCAAGAAAAATTAAAAAGAGCCGTTATATTACCGGAGGCTAAACACAGCGATCATTGCCCTGTTTTAGTAGAATTAGATGTATAA